The sequence below is a genomic window from Phycisphaerales bacterium AB-hyl4.
CGCCGCCAGCAGCGCGTCGTCCAGCGACGTGCCCGCCGACCGAGCCGTGCGTACCGCCTCGGCCGCCTGCTCGTCGAGCAAGCCCAACTCCCGCAGCCGTGCCAGTACCGGATCAGCCATGTTGTGAAGTCTCACACGGACAAACAAAGAGAGGTCGCGCCGAGCCGAGCCGGGGGTTTAGCCCCGTCGCCCACGGCGGAGCCCAATAGCGCCCCCGCGCCGGCGCGTGGGTTAATTACATGACGCTTATGCTTGAGTCGCCCCCGACTAAGCCTTCGAACGAGCGAATCTGCGGAGCTTCCGGGGCATGACCTGAACAGGTACACCCGTCTCGGCAGCCCCACAGATTCGCGGCGCTCATCCGTACGCTCAGCGCTTGCTATTCGAGGATGCCCATGATCACGAATTGCGCTTCCTGACGCGGGGTCAGCACGCCACGCAGTTCTTCGCGAGCTTCCTCAAGCTGGCGCTGGTGGTCTTCGCGAGCCGAACGCAGCGCTTCGAGCTTCTCCTGAATGTCGGCTTCCGACGCGTTGTCGTCGCGCAGCGTCTGGCCAAGGTCACGGCTGGCCTGCTGCACCGGCGAAAGCTCGCGGTCGCCTCGGCCCTCACCGCCGCCCCAGCCCGGCCCGCCGCCGCCACGCATGCCGCCGCGTCGGCCCATCATCATGCCGCCGCGACCGCCCTGGGCCTGCAGCGAACGAACTTCCTCGACCATCGGCTCGAGCGCTTCCCATTCTTCCTCGGTCACGCCAAGCCGCTCGCGCATCGCTTCCTGACGGTTCGCCATCCGCTCACGCATCCGCTCGCCGTCCACCTGACGACGCTCCCCGGCCCGGTCGCCCCCCGCCCGGTCGCCGCGATCACCCCGTTCGCCGCGATCCTGCGCGACGAGCATGGCACCGCCCGCCATCATCGCGAGAACCAGCATTACCGGCACGATCTTGCTACTGAGTTGCTTCATGGCCTGTCTCCGAGCGTTGACCGCTCCATTCAGGTAAAAAACCGGACTCCAGGGCCCTGCTCAACGCATCAGGCCCCACATTGCGACAACGCGGTCGGCCGACCCTGTATTGCAACCGCCGGTCAGTTCGCCCCCACATTCGCCATTTCCGCCGCCACAAGATCATCATAAGTCTCCCGCCGACGAATCACACGATAGGCATCACCCTCAACCAGCACCTCCGCCGGCCGCGGAAACGCGTTGTAATTGCTCGCCATCGCCATCCCGTACGCCCCGGCCGTGAAAATCGCCAGCCGATCCCCACGCTTCACCGGCGGAATCGACCGCGCCTTCGCCAGCACGTCACCCGTCTCGCAGATCGGCCCGACAATCTCCACCGTCTCCAACGCCGGCAGGTCCATCGACTCCGACCGCGGCCCCGGTGCATGCTCACGGCTCACACGCGTCGGCCAAATGAAGTGAAACGCGTCGTACATCGCCGGCCGAAGCAGGTGATGCATCCCCGTGTCCACAATCACAAACTGCTTCGCACCCCCCTGCTTGCGGTACTGCACCTCCGTCAACAGCAACCCCGCGTTGCCCGCGATCGTCCGCCCCGGCTCGAGAATCACCTTCAACCCCTTGCCCTTGAGCAGCGGCACGATCGCTGCGGCATACTCGTCATACGCCGGCGACTTGCCCGCCTCGTAGTCGGCCGCATACCCCCCGCCAATATCAATCGCCTCGATCTCATGCCCCTGCCCGCGAAGCTCGTCAATCAACGCCAGCGCCTTGCGAATCGCCATCACGTAAGGCTCGGGACTGTAAATCGGCGAACCAATATGCAGGTGAATCGCGTTAAGCCGACAGTGCTCGTTCTTGCCATACGTCTCAAAGAACTTGCGCGCCCGCTCGATGTCCACGCCGAACTTCGTTTCCTTCTTGCCCGTCGTTGTCTTCGCATGCGTTCGCGGGTCCGCCACGTCGGGGTTCACACGCAACGCGCCGCGCGTCGTCTTGCCAAGCTGCTTGGCAATGGCGTCGATGTTCTCAAACTCCGCTTCGGACTCGATGTTGAACCAGCCGATGCCTGCTTCAATGCCCATGCGGATTTCGTCGTCCGACTTGCCCACGCCCGCGTAGACAATCTTGCTCATGTCCGCCCCGGCCAACTGCGCGCGATGAATCTCACCCCCGCTCACCACGTCCATCCCCGCGCCCCGCTCGGCCAGCAGCTTGCAGATATGCACGTTGCCGCAACTCTTGATCGAGTAGCAGATGATCGGGTCAAGCTCGGCAAACGCCGCCGCGATGCGGTCGTAGTGCTGCTCGAACGTGTGGCGGGAGTAAACATACAACGGC
It includes:
- the lysA gene encoding diaminopimelate decarboxylase codes for the protein MDDFHYRQGQLYAEDVNLDTLADELGTPLYVYSRHTFEQHYDRIAAAFAELDPIICYSIKSCGNVHICKLLAERGAGMDVVSGGEIHRAQLAGADMSKIVYAGVGKSDDEIRMGIEAGIGWFNIESEAEFENIDAIAKQLGKTTRGALRVNPDVADPRTHAKTTTGKKETKFGVDIERARKFFETYGKNEHCRLNAIHLHIGSPIYSPEPYVMAIRKALALIDELRGQGHEIEAIDIGGGYAADYEAGKSPAYDEYAAAIVPLLKGKGLKVILEPGRTIAGNAGLLLTEVQYRKQGGAKQFVIVDTGMHHLLRPAMYDAFHFIWPTRVSREHAPGPRSESMDLPALETVEIVGPICETGDVLAKARSIPPVKRGDRLAIFTAGAYGMAMASNYNAFPRPAEVLVEGDAYRVIRRRETYDDLVAAEMANVGAN